In Hevea brasiliensis isolate MT/VB/25A 57/8 chromosome 13, ASM3005281v1, whole genome shotgun sequence, a single genomic region encodes these proteins:
- the LOC110650705 gene encoding G-type lectin S-receptor-like serine/threonine-protein kinase At1g11410 isoform X2, whose protein sequence is MTKSHIKFYFNEDYKTSMNFRKLFLRSSLLVLHFAFSSSKETITINQTIHDGEFLISRKNNFALGFFSPGSSRFRYLGIWYHKVREQTVVWVANRNDPINGSSGVLSIDRYGNLILYSNHNQKVPVWSTNVSVEVTDTCVAQLLDTGNLILVQDRSKRVVWESFDHPTDTLLPGMKLGFNRRRGIYRFPISWRSADDPGTGNFSIQINRKGSPQVFLYWGTKHVWRGFVWPLKSDAGGSNVSFVNNQDEIYAAYFLSDASIILRVVVDYSGLLKKLTWHEKDGKWKEIWLAPISGCHTYGYCGTYGQCDPDVIRKFECECLPGYKPKSPRDWQLRDGSGGCVRKRLESTLACGHGEGFVKVAHVKVPDTSAAAWVSMNMNPRDCEKECRRNCSCSAYASIEISGEGTGCLTWYGKLMDTVHNMEEGYDIYVRVDAVELVRNTWSEIWLNTIGSSYKETSVQNEVEDSMSHPDIAFFNLSTILAATNNFSPANRLGQGGFGVVYKGKLSNGKEVAVKRLSKNSAQGIEEFKNEVLLIAKLQHQNLVKLMACCIQGEEPMLVYEYMPNKSLDSFLFDEKRRSILDWRKRFDIIIGIARGILYIHQDSRLRIIHRDLKTSNILLDAEMNPKISDFGLARISKGDQTQEMTNRIVGTFGYMSPEYVVFGKFSTKSDVFSFGIILLEIITGKKNNTSCQEDSYPSMVEKIWHLWKEKRAWQIVDSSLKESCSPHEVLRCIEIGLLCVQEDVLERPTMSAVILMLSSEIDLPSPKQPAFIFSSLLATKERFYSVDEEAITEVACR, encoded by the exons ATGACCAAATCCCACATAAAGTTCTACTTCAATGAAGATTACAAAACCAGTATGAATTTTCGAAAGTTGTTCCTGCGTTCTTCACTTCTAGTCCTCCATTTCGCATTTTCTTCTTCCAAAGAAACCAtaaccataaaccaaaccattcaTGATGGTGAGTTTCTGATCTCTAGAAAAAATAATTTTGCATTAGGATTCTTTAGCCCCGGAAGTTCCAGGTTTAGATATCTTGGAATCTGGTACCATAAAGTCCGAGAGCAAACTGTGGTGTGGGTAGCAAATAGGAATGATCCAATCAATGGTTCCTCGGGAGTTCTATCAATTGACCGATATGGAAATCTCATTCTCTATAGCAACCATAACCAGAAAGTTCCTGTATGGTCGACAAATGTCTCAGTGGAGGTTACAGATACTTGTGTAGCTCAGCTCTTGGATACAGGAAATTTGATTTTGGTCCAAGATAGAAGTAAAAGAGTTGTGTGGGAAAGCTTTGATCATCCTACAGATACTCTGCTACCAGGAATGAAACTTGGGTTCAACCGAAGGAGAGGCATATACCGGTTCCCAATATCTTGGAGATCAGCAGATGACCCTGGAACCGGAAACTTCTCAATTCAGATCAATCGCAAAGGATCACCACAAGTCTTTCTTTACTGGGGTACAAAACATGTTTGGCGAGGCTTTGTTTGGCCTTTGAAAAGTGATGCAGGTGGATCCAATGTAAGTTTTGTCAACAATCAAGATGAGATATACGCGGCCTACTTTCTTTCTGATGCTTCTATTATCCTAAGGGTAGTGGTGGACTATTCCGGACTTCTTAAGAAACTAACTTGGCATGAAAAAGATGGCAAATGGAAAGAAATCTGGTTGGCGCCGATTTCTGGGTGTCATACATATGGATATTGTGGTACCTATGGACAATGTGATCCTGATGTCATTAGAAAATTTGAGTGCGAATGTTTACCAGGGTACAAACCCAAGTCCCCGAGGGACTGGCAACTAAGAGATGGATCAGGTGGGTGTGTCAGGAAGCGATTAGAGTCTACCTTAGCATGTGGGCATGGAGAAGGATTTGTGAAAGTGGCACATGTTAAAGTACCTGACACTTCAGCAGCAGCTTGGGTGAGCATGAATATGAATCCAAGGGACTGTGAAAAGGAATGCAGGAGGAATTGTTCATGCTCTGCATATGCAAGCATAGAAATTTCTGGGGAAGGTACCGGCTGTTTGACATGGTATGGCAAATTGATGGATACGGTACATAATATGGAAGAGGGATATGATATTTATGTTCGAGTTGATGCAGTTGAATTAG TGAGGAACACATGGAGCGAAATTTGGCTTAATACAATTGGCTCATCCTACAAGGAAACTTCAGTGCAAAATGAAGTTGAAGATAGCATGAGTCATCCAGACATAGCATTTTTCAATCTCAGCACAATACTTGCTGCGACTAACAATTTCTCTCCAGCTAACAGACTAGGGCAAGGTGGTTTTGGTGTGGTTTATAAG GGTAAATTGTCTAATGGAAAGGAAGTCGCTGTGAAAAGACTATCGAAAAATTCAGCGCAAGGAATAGAAGAATTTAAAAATGAAGTTTTGTTGATTGCAAAACTTCAACACCAGAATCTGGTGAAACTCATGGCATGCTGCATTCAGGGAGAGGAACCAATGCTAGTTTATGAATATATGCCAAACAAAAGCTTGGACTCCTTTCTTTTTG ATGAAAAAAGAAGGTCAATCTTGGATTGGAGAAAACGCTTTGATATCATCATTGGGATTGCTCGTGGAATCTTATATATTCATCAAGATTCTAGGTTGAGAATTATACATAGAGATTTAAAAACTAGCAACATCCTATTGGATGCAGAAATGAAtccaaaaatttcagattttggacTAGCTAGAATCTCCAAAGGTGACCAAACTCAAGAAATGACAAACAGAATAGTTGGAACATT TGGGTACATGTCACCAGAATATGTGGTGTTTGGAAAGTTTTCAACAAAATCTGATGTCTTTAGTTTTGGAATCATATTATTAGAGATCATAACAGGGAAAAAGAACAACACCTCTTGTCAAGAGGATTCTTATCCAAGCATGGTAGAAAAA ATATGGCATTTATGGAAAGAAAAAAGAGCATGGCAGATAGTTGATTCATCACTAAAGGAGTCTTGTTCTCCTCATGAAGTACTAAGATGCATCGAAATTGGGCTCTTATGTGTGCAAGAAGATGTATTGGAAAGACCGACTATGTCAGCTGTTATTCTAATGTTGAGTAGTGAAATTGATCTTCCTTCTCCTAAGCAACCAGCATTCATTTTTAGTAGCTTATTAGCAACAAAAGAAAGATTTTATTCTGTGGATGAGGAAGCAATTACTGAGGTTGCATGTCGTTGA
- the LOC110650705 gene encoding G-type lectin S-receptor-like serine/threonine-protein kinase At1g11410 isoform X1, with protein sequence MTKSHIKFYFNEDYKTSMNFRKLFLRSSLLVLHFAFSSSKETITINQTIHDGEFLISRKNNFALGFFSPGSSRFRYLGIWYHKVREQTVVWVANRNDPINGSSGVLSIDRYGNLILYSNHNQKVPVWSTNVSVEVTDTCVAQLLDTGNLILVQDRSKRVVWESFDHPTDTLLPGMKLGFNRRRGIYRFPISWRSADDPGTGNFSIQINRKGSPQVFLYWGTKHVWRGFVWPLKSDAGGSNVSFVNNQDEIYAAYFLSDASIILRVVVDYSGLLKKLTWHEKDGKWKEIWLAPISGCHTYGYCGTYGQCDPDVIRKFECECLPGYKPKSPRDWQLRDGSGGCVRKRLESTLACGHGEGFVKVAHVKVPDTSAAAWVSMNMNPRDCEKECRRNCSCSAYASIEISGEGTGCLTWYGKLMDTVHNMEEGYDIYVRVDAVELAEIAQKSNGFLRRKDTLAILVVSVVSAWLVIILFAYLWLKKKKKKRVRNTWSEIWLNTIGSSYKETSVQNEVEDSMSHPDIAFFNLSTILAATNNFSPANRLGQGGFGVVYKGKLSNGKEVAVKRLSKNSAQGIEEFKNEVLLIAKLQHQNLVKLMACCIQGEEPMLVYEYMPNKSLDSFLFDEKRRSILDWRKRFDIIIGIARGILYIHQDSRLRIIHRDLKTSNILLDAEMNPKISDFGLARISKGDQTQEMTNRIVGTFGYMSPEYVVFGKFSTKSDVFSFGIILLEIITGKKNNTSCQEDSYPSMVEKIWHLWKEKRAWQIVDSSLKESCSPHEVLRCIEIGLLCVQEDVLERPTMSAVILMLSSEIDLPSPKQPAFIFSSLLATKERFYSVDEEAITEVACR encoded by the exons ATGACCAAATCCCACATAAAGTTCTACTTCAATGAAGATTACAAAACCAGTATGAATTTTCGAAAGTTGTTCCTGCGTTCTTCACTTCTAGTCCTCCATTTCGCATTTTCTTCTTCCAAAGAAACCAtaaccataaaccaaaccattcaTGATGGTGAGTTTCTGATCTCTAGAAAAAATAATTTTGCATTAGGATTCTTTAGCCCCGGAAGTTCCAGGTTTAGATATCTTGGAATCTGGTACCATAAAGTCCGAGAGCAAACTGTGGTGTGGGTAGCAAATAGGAATGATCCAATCAATGGTTCCTCGGGAGTTCTATCAATTGACCGATATGGAAATCTCATTCTCTATAGCAACCATAACCAGAAAGTTCCTGTATGGTCGACAAATGTCTCAGTGGAGGTTACAGATACTTGTGTAGCTCAGCTCTTGGATACAGGAAATTTGATTTTGGTCCAAGATAGAAGTAAAAGAGTTGTGTGGGAAAGCTTTGATCATCCTACAGATACTCTGCTACCAGGAATGAAACTTGGGTTCAACCGAAGGAGAGGCATATACCGGTTCCCAATATCTTGGAGATCAGCAGATGACCCTGGAACCGGAAACTTCTCAATTCAGATCAATCGCAAAGGATCACCACAAGTCTTTCTTTACTGGGGTACAAAACATGTTTGGCGAGGCTTTGTTTGGCCTTTGAAAAGTGATGCAGGTGGATCCAATGTAAGTTTTGTCAACAATCAAGATGAGATATACGCGGCCTACTTTCTTTCTGATGCTTCTATTATCCTAAGGGTAGTGGTGGACTATTCCGGACTTCTTAAGAAACTAACTTGGCATGAAAAAGATGGCAAATGGAAAGAAATCTGGTTGGCGCCGATTTCTGGGTGTCATACATATGGATATTGTGGTACCTATGGACAATGTGATCCTGATGTCATTAGAAAATTTGAGTGCGAATGTTTACCAGGGTACAAACCCAAGTCCCCGAGGGACTGGCAACTAAGAGATGGATCAGGTGGGTGTGTCAGGAAGCGATTAGAGTCTACCTTAGCATGTGGGCATGGAGAAGGATTTGTGAAAGTGGCACATGTTAAAGTACCTGACACTTCAGCAGCAGCTTGGGTGAGCATGAATATGAATCCAAGGGACTGTGAAAAGGAATGCAGGAGGAATTGTTCATGCTCTGCATATGCAAGCATAGAAATTTCTGGGGAAGGTACCGGCTGTTTGACATGGTATGGCAAATTGATGGATACGGTACATAATATGGAAGAGGGATATGATATTTATGTTCGAGTTGATGCAGTTGAATTAG CTGAAATCGCCCAAAAATCAAATGGTTTTCTTAGGAGGAAAGATACTTTGGCCATTTTAGTAGTATCTGTTGTTTCAGCTTGGCTTGTCATCATCTTATTTGCATATTTGTGgctcaagaagaagaagaagaaaaggg TGAGGAACACATGGAGCGAAATTTGGCTTAATACAATTGGCTCATCCTACAAGGAAACTTCAGTGCAAAATGAAGTTGAAGATAGCATGAGTCATCCAGACATAGCATTTTTCAATCTCAGCACAATACTTGCTGCGACTAACAATTTCTCTCCAGCTAACAGACTAGGGCAAGGTGGTTTTGGTGTGGTTTATAAG GGTAAATTGTCTAATGGAAAGGAAGTCGCTGTGAAAAGACTATCGAAAAATTCAGCGCAAGGAATAGAAGAATTTAAAAATGAAGTTTTGTTGATTGCAAAACTTCAACACCAGAATCTGGTGAAACTCATGGCATGCTGCATTCAGGGAGAGGAACCAATGCTAGTTTATGAATATATGCCAAACAAAAGCTTGGACTCCTTTCTTTTTG ATGAAAAAAGAAGGTCAATCTTGGATTGGAGAAAACGCTTTGATATCATCATTGGGATTGCTCGTGGAATCTTATATATTCATCAAGATTCTAGGTTGAGAATTATACATAGAGATTTAAAAACTAGCAACATCCTATTGGATGCAGAAATGAAtccaaaaatttcagattttggacTAGCTAGAATCTCCAAAGGTGACCAAACTCAAGAAATGACAAACAGAATAGTTGGAACATT TGGGTACATGTCACCAGAATATGTGGTGTTTGGAAAGTTTTCAACAAAATCTGATGTCTTTAGTTTTGGAATCATATTATTAGAGATCATAACAGGGAAAAAGAACAACACCTCTTGTCAAGAGGATTCTTATCCAAGCATGGTAGAAAAA ATATGGCATTTATGGAAAGAAAAAAGAGCATGGCAGATAGTTGATTCATCACTAAAGGAGTCTTGTTCTCCTCATGAAGTACTAAGATGCATCGAAATTGGGCTCTTATGTGTGCAAGAAGATGTATTGGAAAGACCGACTATGTCAGCTGTTATTCTAATGTTGAGTAGTGAAATTGATCTTCCTTCTCCTAAGCAACCAGCATTCATTTTTAGTAGCTTATTAGCAACAAAAGAAAGATTTTATTCTGTGGATGAGGAAGCAATTACTGAGGTTGCATGTCGTTGA